One genomic window of Mercenaria mercenaria strain notata chromosome 2, MADL_Memer_1, whole genome shotgun sequence includes the following:
- the LOC123562557 gene encoding zinc finger protein 862-like gives MVGNKSGVVTRLKAVVPGVLATHCIAHRLALSCCNGADTIPYLVKVQEILNSVYKYFHLSPKHMVMLEAIQHHSQGKCLKFKEVFHTRWLSFEGSVDAMVRNYGDLVSVFLEESSGKALSLYKPITSYKFLYVVHFLCDLLKPLAALSKTFQKSDLDFSEVMPMLHSTIDRVEHLGSKKDGTYLSGFISQVPDEPQVGEDGLTTFEYQGHTIRDGEKQRKDAVSVCDKFVAGMIRSMNDRFCDNEDSTVLTSLSNFFYPVLERESKVDDTEVIVEYLGKVGLECSIDDLDMFLRFAHFLIKEGNKSVKSPRDVAN, from the coding sequence ATGGTAGGAAACAAGTCAGGTGTTGTAACTAGACTTAAGGCAGTAGTGCCAGGTGTTTTAGCTACACATTGTATAGCACATAGATTAGCTCTTAGCTGTTGTAATGGAGCAGATACAATTCCATACTTAGTTAAGGTGCAGGAAATTTTAAACAGTGTGTACAAGTATTTTCACCTGTCACCAAAGCATATGGTCATGCTAGAAGCTATCCAGCATcattcacaaggcaaatgtttaaAGTTCAAAGAGGTATTCCATACACGATGGCTGAGCTTTGAGGGTTCTGTAGATGCCATGGTGAGAAACTATGGTGATTTAGTGTCAGTATTTTTAGAGGAAAGTAGTGGTAAGGCATTAAGTCTGTACAAACCCATCACTTCTTATAAATTCCTTTATGTAGTTCACTTCTTGTGTGACCTCCTGAAACCACTGGCTGCCTTGTCTAAAACCTTCCAGAAATCCGACTTAGACTTTTCAGAAGTTATGCCCATGCTACACTCGACAATTGACCGAGTAGAACATCTTGGCTCCAAGAAAGATGGTACCTACCTGAGTGGATTTATATCACAGGTGCCAGACGAGCCACAGGTAGGTGAGGATGGTCTCACAACTTTCGAGTATCAGGGTCATACCATTAGGGATGGAGAAAAACAGCGTAAGGACGCAGTCAGTGTTTGTGATAAGTTTGTCGCAGGTATGATTAGATCTATGAATGATAGGTTTTGTGATAATGAGGACAGTACAGTGTTGACATCATTGAGTAACTTTTTTTATCCAGTTTTAGAAAGGGAAAGTAAAGTAGATGATACAGAGGTTATTGTAGAGTACCTAGGTAAGGTTGGTCTTGAGTGTAGTATAGATGATTTAGAC